One genomic region from Bubalus bubalis isolate 160015118507 breed Murrah chromosome 24, NDDB_SH_1, whole genome shotgun sequence encodes:
- the SBK1 gene encoding serine/threonine-protein kinase SBK1, producing the protein MSVGCPEPEPPHSLPCCGPGTAPGLGAGVPLLTEDMQALTLRTVAASDVTKHYELVRELGKGTYGKVDLVAYKGTGTKMALKFVNKSKTKLKNFLREVSITNSLSSSPFIIKVFDVVFETEDCYVFAQEYAPAGDLFDIIPPQVGLPEDTVKRCVQQLGLALDFMHGRQLVHRDIKPENVLLFDRECRRVKLADFGMTRRVGCRVKRVSGTIPYTAPEVCQAGRADGFAVDTGVDVWAFGVLIFCVLTGNFPWEAASGADAFFEEFVRWQRGRLPGLPSQWRRFTEPALRMFQRLLALEPERRGPAKEVFRFLKHELTSELRRRPSHRARKPAGDRPPAAGPLRLEAPGPLKRTVLTESGSGSRPAPPAVGPGPVPVPVPVPVPVPVPEPGLAPPGPPGRTDGRPDKSKGQVVLATAIEICV; encoded by the exons ATGAGTGTGGGCTGCCCAGAGCCCGAGCCgccccactccctgccctgcTGCGGGCCAGGGACCGCCCCCGGGCTGGGTGCCGGCGTGCCCCTTCTCACCGAAGACATGCAGGCGCTGACCCTCCGCACGGTGGCCGCGAGCGACGTCACCAAGCACTACGAACTCGTCCGGGAGCTGGGCAAGGGCACCTATGGGAAGGTCGACCTGGTGGCCTACAAGGGCACGG GCACGAAGATGGCGCTGAAGTTTGTGAACAAGAGCAAAACCAAGTTGAAGAACTTCCTGCGGGAGGTGAGCATTACCAACAGCCTCTCCTCCAGCCCCTTCATCATCAAGGTCTTCGATGTCGTGTTTGAGACTGAAGACTGCTATGTCTTCGCCCAGGAGTACGCGCCCGCCGGGGACCTATTCGACATTATTCCTCCTCAG GTGGGGCTCCCCGAGGACACCGTGAAGCGCTGCGTGCAGCAGCTGGGCCTGGCGCTGGACTTCATGCACGGTCGGCAGCTGGTGCACCGCGACATCAAGCCGGAGAACGTGCTGCTGTTCGACCGCGAGTGCCGGCGCGTGAAGCTGGCCGACTTCGGCATGACGCGCCGCGTGGGCTGCCGCGTGAAGCGGGTGAGCGGCACGATCCCATACACAGCGCCCGAGGTGTGCCAGGCGGGCCGCGCCGACGGCTTCGCGGTGGACACTGGCGTGGATGTGTGGGCCTTCGGCGTGCTCATCTTCTGCGTGCTCACCGGCAACTTCCCGTGGGAGGCGGCGTCGGGCGCCGACGCCTTTTTCGAGGAGTTCGTGCGCTGGCAGCGGGGCCGCCTGCCGGGGCTGCCGTCGCAGTGGCGCCGCTTCACCGAGCCAGCGCTGCGCATGTTCCAGCGGCTCCTGGCGCTGGAGCCCGAGCGCCGCGGGCCGGCCAAGGAGGTCTTCCGCTTCCTCAAGCACGAGCTCACGTCCGAGCTGCGGCGCCGGCCCTCGCACCGCGCACGCAAGCCCGCCGGGGACCGCCCGCCGGCCGCCGGGCCGCTGCGCCTCGAGGCGCCCGGGCCGCTCAAGCGGACGGTGCTGACCGAGAGCGGCAGCGGCTCCCGGCCCGCGCCTCCCGCCGTCGGGCCCGGACCTGTGCCGGTCCCCGTCCCCGTGCCCGTGCCGGTCCCTGTACCCGAGCCCGGCCTGGCCCCCCCGGGGCCTCCCGGCAGGACCGACGGCCGCCCGGACAAGAGCAAAGGGCAGGTGGTGCTGGCCACGGCCATCGAGATCTGCGTCTGA